Proteins from a genomic interval of Acinonyx jubatus isolate Ajub_Pintada_27869175 chromosome B4, VMU_Ajub_asm_v1.0, whole genome shotgun sequence:
- the LOC106970355 gene encoding olfactory receptor 6C74 translates to MRNHTTVTTFILLGLTDSPQLQVVIFLLLFFTYMLSVTGNLTIITLTLLDSHLKIPMYFFLRSFSFLEMLFTTVCIPKFLVSMATGDKTISYNSCATQLFFTTVLGAIEFFLLVAMSYDRYVAICKPLHYTTIMSDRVCNLLVFASWLAGFIVIVPPLLVGLQLDFCAANTVNHFFCDFTPILQLSCTDTAVIELMAFLSAILTLLVTLVLVILSYANIIRTILKIPSSQQRKKAFSTCSSHMVVVSISYGSCIFMYVKPSTKERVSLNKGIALLSTSVAPVLNPFIYTLRNKQVQDAFRHMLKKIKIFSSK, encoded by the coding sequence ATGAGAAACCACACCACGGTAACAACCTTCATTCTTCTTGGACTGACTGATAGCCCACAATTACAAgtggttatttttcttctcctttttttcaccTACATGTTGAGTGTCACTGGGAATCTAACCATAATCACCCTCACCCTGTTGGATTCTCATCTAAAGAtacccatgtacttcttcctccgaagcttttcatttttagaaatgttattcACAACTGTCTGCATCCCCAAATTTCTTGTCAGCATGGCAACAGGTGACAAGACCATTTCTTACAACAGTTGCGCAACACAGCTGTTTTTTACTACTGTCTTGGGTGCAATCgaattttttcttctggttgccATGTCTTATGACCGCTATGTAGCCATCTGCAAACCCTTGCATTACACCACCATCATGAGTGACAGAGTCTGCAACTTGTTGGTCTTTGCTTCATGGTTGGCCGGTTTTATAGTAATTGTCCCACCACTCCTTGTGGGTCTCCAGCTAGACTTCTGTGCAGCCAACACTGTAAatcatttcttctgtgattttACTCCTATATTACAGCTCTCTTGCACAGACACAGCTGTAATAGAATTAATGGCATTTCTCTCAGCCATTTTGACACTCCTGGTTACACTGGTATTAGTGATTCTCTCCTATGCAAACATCATCAGGACTATTCTGAAGATACCTTCTTCTCAACAGAGGAAGAAAGCCTTTTCTACATGTTCTTCTCACATGGTGGTTGTGTCCATTTCTTATGGCAGCTGCATCTTCATGTATGTGAAGCCTTCTACAAAGGAGAGAGTGTCTTTAAATAAAGGGATAGCCTTGCTCAGTACTTCTGTTGCCCCCGTGTTGAATCCCTTCATTTATACACTGAGAAACAAACAAGTGCAAGATGCTTTTAGGCACATGCTCAAAAAGATTAAGATTTTCTCAAGTAAGTGA